Proteins from one Plodia interpunctella isolate USDA-ARS_2022_Savannah chromosome 3, ilPloInte3.2, whole genome shotgun sequence genomic window:
- the LOC128683780 gene encoding NADPH oxidase 4-like isoform X5, with amino-acid sequence MTVAITLLVFAVVHSISHFVNLWNFSRGFDEIRKEINLARYKNESPFSLLLSQAGVTGVSMLIIITCMGLTSMRAVRRRIYNAFWYTHQLYVVFLALLIVHPLSGVLKEEVLYDDEVSLNPSQPGSLWVNNSSTHKFTSIKSMTWAWMAFPLSCFFVDLIWRIFSRNRAKVAIVEVSHMPGRTMALTVRCPHDQFRCRMGQYVLLQCQDLSLLEWHPFTVVRLPTSSQRDFVIWIRVKGDWTESLENLLLKRGSNGINILVDGPFSSPMEHTSRTGVCLCVAAGVGITPFVCLLHHIYMNPRSKLPGRVHLIWIVRYEEEITWLAELANKTIMQLRNANRPDRLHLELYVTSNTNNNKLKAVDNKDQNDLEHLVLVNEKGQLSNVIHKKDTNPDDEKATLLTPNVKRHVFNDTDNVNIKIQDNDYDLAKEYPILGCRVRRGRPHWDTIFGYWVHLYPKQHLNIYCCGTKKLVKTLRRKCVNINRTTKNRFTFIHEGFS; translated from the exons ATGACTGTTGCTATCACCCTTTTAGTGTTTGCTG TTGTACATTCCATATCACATTTTGTTAATCTCTGGAACTTTTCAAGAGGCTTCGACGAAATTAGAAAGGAAATTAATTTAGCACGATATAAAAATGAG agtCCTTTCTCCCTCCTGCTGAGTCAAGCTGGCGTGACAGGAGTCTCCatgcttataataattacttgcATGGGATTGACCTCCATGCGTGCAGTGCGTCGGAGGATTTACAATGCTTTCTGGTACACGCACCAACTTTATGTGGTCTTCTTGGCTCTGCTGATCGTGCATCCATTGAG tGGGGTACTCAAAGAAGAAGTATTATATGACGACGAAGTTAGTCTAAATCCTAGTCAACCTGGAAGTCTTTGGGTCAATAACTCTTCCACGCATAAATTTACTTCAATCAAATCCATG ACGTGGGCGTGGATGGCATTCCCGCTTTCCtgcttttttgttgatctcaTTTGGCGCATTTTCTCCAGAAACCGCGCTAAAGTTGCTATCGTAGaa GTGAGTCATATGCCAGGTCGGACTATGGCGCTAACTGTGCGTTGTCCTCACGACCAGTTCCGCTGCCGCATGGGGCAGTATGTTCTGCTGCAGTGTCAGGATCTCTCACTACTGGAGTGGCATCCTTTCACTGTTGTTCGA cTACCAACATCTAGTCAGAgagattttgttatttggATACGAGTGAAGGGAGATTGGACCGAGTCTTTGGAGAATTTGCTACTTAAACGAGGATCAAATGGAATCAA CATATTAGTGGACGGTCCATTCTCAAGTCCAATGGAGCACACAAGTCGGACGGGAGTGTGCCTGTGTGTCGCCGCCGGAGTGGGCATCACACCTTTCGTCTGTTTGCTGCACCATATCTACAT GAACCCAAGGAGTAAATTACCTGGCAGAGTTCATTTGATATGGATAGTGAGATACGAAGAAGAGATTACGTGGCTGGCAGAGTtggcaaataaaacaataatgcaACTTAGGAATGCTAACAGACCAGACAGGCTGCATTTAGAGCTTTACGTTACtagtaatacaaataataataaactaaaagcCGTAGACAATAAAGATCAAAATGATCTCGAACACTTGGTACTTGTAAACGAAAAAGGACAACTAAGCAATGTgatacataaaaaagatacaaatCCTGATGATGAAAAAGCAACACTACTAACGCCAAACGTAAAGAGGCATGTATTTAATGATACggataatgtaaatattaagatACAAGATAATGATTATGATTTAGCCAAAGAATATCCTATATTGGGATGCAGAGTCAGAAGAGGCAGACCACATTGGGACACAATTTTTGGATATTGGGTACATTTATATccaaa acaacATTTGAACATCTACTGCTGTGGCACAAAGAAATTAGTGAAAACTCTGAGAAGAAAATGCGTAAACATTAATAGaactacaaaaaatagatTCACATTCATTCACGAGGGATTTTCGTAA
- the LOC128683780 gene encoding NADPH oxidase 4-like isoform X4 produces the protein MDLISNLSFLQHIYILFRTTTVLLFEKYFRGLCVSRGTASVLNLCCALVLLPLCKKLNQILYRVLSDVWPGLFFYWLEKAKSFHMTVAITLLVFAVVHSISHFVNLWNFSRGFDEIRKEINLARYKNESPFSLLLSQAGVTGVSMLIIITCMGLTSMRAVRRRIYNAFWYTHQLYVVFLALLIVHPLSGVLKEEVLYDDEVSLNPSQPGSLWVNNSSTHKFTSIKSMTWAWMAFPLSCFFVDLIWRIFSRNRAKVAIVEVSHMPGRTMALTVRCPHDQFRCRMGQYVLLQCQDLSLLEWHPFTVVRLPTSSQRDFVIWIRVKGDWTESLENLLLKRGSNGINILVDGPFSSPMEHTSRTGVCLCVAAGVGITPFVCLLHHIYMNPRSKLPGRVHLIWIVRYEEEITWLAELANKTIMQLRNANRPDRLHLELYVTSNTNNNKLKAVDNKDQNDLEHLVLVNEKGQLSNVIHKKDTNPDDEKATLLTPNVKRHVFNDTDNVNIKIQDNDYDLAKEYPILGCRVRRGRPHWDTIFGYWVHLYPKQHLNIYCCGTKKLVKTLRRKCVNINRTTKNRFTFIHEGFS, from the exons ATGGATCTCATtagtaatttatcttttttacaacacatttatattttatttcgaacgACGACAGTTttactttttgagaaatattttaggg GTCTCTGCGTTTCCCGCGGAACCGCCTCGGTTTTGAACCTGTGTTGCGCGTTGGTGCTGCTCCCTCTATGCAAGAAGCTCAACCAGATTCTATACCGCGTTCTATCTGATGTCTGGCCAGGACTATTCTTCTATTGGCTGGAGAAGGCCAAGAGTTTTCACATGACTGTTGCTATCACCCTTTTAGTGTTTGCTG TTGTACATTCCATATCACATTTTGTTAATCTCTGGAACTTTTCAAGAGGCTTCGACGAAATTAGAAAGGAAATTAATTTAGCACGATATAAAAATGAG agtCCTTTCTCCCTCCTGCTGAGTCAAGCTGGCGTGACAGGAGTCTCCatgcttataataattacttgcATGGGATTGACCTCCATGCGTGCAGTGCGTCGGAGGATTTACAATGCTTTCTGGTACACGCACCAACTTTATGTGGTCTTCTTGGCTCTGCTGATCGTGCATCCATTGAG tGGGGTACTCAAAGAAGAAGTATTATATGACGACGAAGTTAGTCTAAATCCTAGTCAACCTGGAAGTCTTTGGGTCAATAACTCTTCCACGCATAAATTTACTTCAATCAAATCCATG ACGTGGGCGTGGATGGCATTCCCGCTTTCCtgcttttttgttgatctcaTTTGGCGCATTTTCTCCAGAAACCGCGCTAAAGTTGCTATCGTAGaa GTGAGTCATATGCCAGGTCGGACTATGGCGCTAACTGTGCGTTGTCCTCACGACCAGTTCCGCTGCCGCATGGGGCAGTATGTTCTGCTGCAGTGTCAGGATCTCTCACTACTGGAGTGGCATCCTTTCACTGTTGTTCGA cTACCAACATCTAGTCAGAgagattttgttatttggATACGAGTGAAGGGAGATTGGACCGAGTCTTTGGAGAATTTGCTACTTAAACGAGGATCAAATGGAATCAA CATATTAGTGGACGGTCCATTCTCAAGTCCAATGGAGCACACAAGTCGGACGGGAGTGTGCCTGTGTGTCGCCGCCGGAGTGGGCATCACACCTTTCGTCTGTTTGCTGCACCATATCTACAT GAACCCAAGGAGTAAATTACCTGGCAGAGTTCATTTGATATGGATAGTGAGATACGAAGAAGAGATTACGTGGCTGGCAGAGTtggcaaataaaacaataatgcaACTTAGGAATGCTAACAGACCAGACAGGCTGCATTTAGAGCTTTACGTTACtagtaatacaaataataataaactaaaagcCGTAGACAATAAAGATCAAAATGATCTCGAACACTTGGTACTTGTAAACGAAAAAGGACAACTAAGCAATGTgatacataaaaaagatacaaatCCTGATGATGAAAAAGCAACACTACTAACGCCAAACGTAAAGAGGCATGTATTTAATGATACggataatgtaaatattaagatACAAGATAATGATTATGATTTAGCCAAAGAATATCCTATATTGGGATGCAGAGTCAGAAGAGGCAGACCACATTGGGACACAATTTTTGGATATTGGGTACATTTATATccaaa acaacATTTGAACATCTACTGCTGTGGCACAAAGAAATTAGTGAAAACTCTGAGAAGAAAATGCGTAAACATTAATAGaactacaaaaaatagatTCACATTCATTCACGAGGGATTTTCGTAA
- the LOC128683780 gene encoding NADPH oxidase 4-like isoform X2: MTSIARVFCEFIKQRFFLISWISLVIYLFYNTFIFYFERRQFYFLRNILGLGLCVSRGTASVLNLCCALVLLPLCKKLNQILYRVLSDVWPGLFFYWLEKAKSFHMTVAITLLVFAVVHSISHFVNLWNFSRGFDEIRKEINLARYKNESPFSLLLSQAGVTGVSMLIIITCMGLTSMRAVRRRIYNAFWYTHQLYVVFLALLIVHPLSGVLKEEVLYDDEVSLNPSQPGSLWVNNSSTHKFTSIKSMTWAWMAFPLSCFFVDLIWRIFSRNRAKVAIVEVSHMPGRTMALTVRCPHDQFRCRMGQYVLLQCQDLSLLEWHPFTVVRLPTSSQRDFVIWIRVKGDWTESLENLLLKRGSNGINILVDGPFSSPMEHTSRTGVCLCVAAGVGITPFVCLLHHIYMNPRSKLPGRVHLIWIVRYEEEITWLAELANKTIMQLRNANRPDRLHLELYVTSNTNNNKLKAVDNKDQNDLEHLVLVNEKGQLSNVIHKKDTNPDDEKATLLTPNVKRHVFNDTDNVNIKIQDNDYDLAKEYPILGCRVRRGRPHWDTIFGYWVHLYPKQHLNIYCCGTKKLVKTLRRKCVNINRTTKNRFTFIHEGFS, translated from the exons ATATCATGGATCTCATtagtaatttatcttttttacaacacatttatattttatttcgaacgACGACAGTTttactttttgagaaatattttaggg ttaGGTCTCTGCGTTTCCCGCGGAACCGCCTCGGTTTTGAACCTGTGTTGCGCGTTGGTGCTGCTCCCTCTATGCAAGAAGCTCAACCAGATTCTATACCGCGTTCTATCTGATGTCTGGCCAGGACTATTCTTCTATTGGCTGGAGAAGGCCAAGAGTTTTCACATGACTGTTGCTATCACCCTTTTAGTGTTTGCTG TTGTACATTCCATATCACATTTTGTTAATCTCTGGAACTTTTCAAGAGGCTTCGACGAAATTAGAAAGGAAATTAATTTAGCACGATATAAAAATGAG agtCCTTTCTCCCTCCTGCTGAGTCAAGCTGGCGTGACAGGAGTCTCCatgcttataataattacttgcATGGGATTGACCTCCATGCGTGCAGTGCGTCGGAGGATTTACAATGCTTTCTGGTACACGCACCAACTTTATGTGGTCTTCTTGGCTCTGCTGATCGTGCATCCATTGAG tGGGGTACTCAAAGAAGAAGTATTATATGACGACGAAGTTAGTCTAAATCCTAGTCAACCTGGAAGTCTTTGGGTCAATAACTCTTCCACGCATAAATTTACTTCAATCAAATCCATG ACGTGGGCGTGGATGGCATTCCCGCTTTCCtgcttttttgttgatctcaTTTGGCGCATTTTCTCCAGAAACCGCGCTAAAGTTGCTATCGTAGaa GTGAGTCATATGCCAGGTCGGACTATGGCGCTAACTGTGCGTTGTCCTCACGACCAGTTCCGCTGCCGCATGGGGCAGTATGTTCTGCTGCAGTGTCAGGATCTCTCACTACTGGAGTGGCATCCTTTCACTGTTGTTCGA cTACCAACATCTAGTCAGAgagattttgttatttggATACGAGTGAAGGGAGATTGGACCGAGTCTTTGGAGAATTTGCTACTTAAACGAGGATCAAATGGAATCAA CATATTAGTGGACGGTCCATTCTCAAGTCCAATGGAGCACACAAGTCGGACGGGAGTGTGCCTGTGTGTCGCCGCCGGAGTGGGCATCACACCTTTCGTCTGTTTGCTGCACCATATCTACAT GAACCCAAGGAGTAAATTACCTGGCAGAGTTCATTTGATATGGATAGTGAGATACGAAGAAGAGATTACGTGGCTGGCAGAGTtggcaaataaaacaataatgcaACTTAGGAATGCTAACAGACCAGACAGGCTGCATTTAGAGCTTTACGTTACtagtaatacaaataataataaactaaaagcCGTAGACAATAAAGATCAAAATGATCTCGAACACTTGGTACTTGTAAACGAAAAAGGACAACTAAGCAATGTgatacataaaaaagatacaaatCCTGATGATGAAAAAGCAACACTACTAACGCCAAACGTAAAGAGGCATGTATTTAATGATACggataatgtaaatattaagatACAAGATAATGATTATGATTTAGCCAAAGAATATCCTATATTGGGATGCAGAGTCAGAAGAGGCAGACCACATTGGGACACAATTTTTGGATATTGGGTACATTTATATccaaa acaacATTTGAACATCTACTGCTGTGGCACAAAGAAATTAGTGAAAACTCTGAGAAGAAAATGCGTAAACATTAATAGaactacaaaaaatagatTCACATTCATTCACGAGGGATTTTCGTAA
- the LOC128683780 gene encoding NADPH oxidase 4-like isoform X3, whose protein sequence is MDSSPGLAVKVYTELQSIEDEDILLIIRPLVLDIMDLISNLSFLQHIYILFRTTTVLLFEKYFRGLCVSRGTASVLNLCCALVLLPLCKKLNQILYRVLSDVWPGLFFYWLEKAKSFHMTVAITLLVFAVVHSISHFVNLWNFSRGFDEIRKEINLARYKNESPFSLLLSQAGVTGVSMLIIITCMGLTSMRAVRRRIYNAFWYTHQLYVVFLALLIVHPLSGVLKEEVLYDDEVSLNPSQPGSLWVNNSSTHKFTSIKSMVSHMPGRTMALTVRCPHDQFRCRMGQYVLLQCQDLSLLEWHPFTVVRLPTSSQRDFVIWIRVKGDWTESLENLLLKRGSNGINILVDGPFSSPMEHTSRTGVCLCVAAGVGITPFVCLLHHIYMNPRSKLPGRVHLIWIVRYEEEITWLAELANKTIMQLRNANRPDRLHLELYVTSNTNNNKLKAVDNKDQNDLEHLVLVNEKGQLSNVIHKKDTNPDDEKATLLTPNVKRHVFNDTDNVNIKIQDNDYDLAKEYPILGCRVRRGRPHWDTIFGYWVHLYPKQHLNIYCCGTKKLVKTLRRKCVNINRTTKNRFTFIHEGFS, encoded by the exons ATGGATAGCTCGCCGGGGCTCGCTGTCAAAGTCTATACAGAACTACAAAGTATCGAGGATGAAGATATACTTCTCATCATCCGCCCTTTAGTTTTAG ATATCATGGATCTCATtagtaatttatcttttttacaacacatttatattttatttcgaacgACGACAGTTttactttttgagaaatattttaggg GTCTCTGCGTTTCCCGCGGAACCGCCTCGGTTTTGAACCTGTGTTGCGCGTTGGTGCTGCTCCCTCTATGCAAGAAGCTCAACCAGATTCTATACCGCGTTCTATCTGATGTCTGGCCAGGACTATTCTTCTATTGGCTGGAGAAGGCCAAGAGTTTTCACATGACTGTTGCTATCACCCTTTTAGTGTTTGCTG TTGTACATTCCATATCACATTTTGTTAATCTCTGGAACTTTTCAAGAGGCTTCGACGAAATTAGAAAGGAAATTAATTTAGCACGATATAAAAATGAG agtCCTTTCTCCCTCCTGCTGAGTCAAGCTGGCGTGACAGGAGTCTCCatgcttataataattacttgcATGGGATTGACCTCCATGCGTGCAGTGCGTCGGAGGATTTACAATGCTTTCTGGTACACGCACCAACTTTATGTGGTCTTCTTGGCTCTGCTGATCGTGCATCCATTGAG tGGGGTACTCAAAGAAGAAGTATTATATGACGACGAAGTTAGTCTAAATCCTAGTCAACCTGGAAGTCTTTGGGTCAATAACTCTTCCACGCATAAATTTACTTCAATCAAATCCATG GTGAGTCATATGCCAGGTCGGACTATGGCGCTAACTGTGCGTTGTCCTCACGACCAGTTCCGCTGCCGCATGGGGCAGTATGTTCTGCTGCAGTGTCAGGATCTCTCACTACTGGAGTGGCATCCTTTCACTGTTGTTCGA cTACCAACATCTAGTCAGAgagattttgttatttggATACGAGTGAAGGGAGATTGGACCGAGTCTTTGGAGAATTTGCTACTTAAACGAGGATCAAATGGAATCAA CATATTAGTGGACGGTCCATTCTCAAGTCCAATGGAGCACACAAGTCGGACGGGAGTGTGCCTGTGTGTCGCCGCCGGAGTGGGCATCACACCTTTCGTCTGTTTGCTGCACCATATCTACAT GAACCCAAGGAGTAAATTACCTGGCAGAGTTCATTTGATATGGATAGTGAGATACGAAGAAGAGATTACGTGGCTGGCAGAGTtggcaaataaaacaataatgcaACTTAGGAATGCTAACAGACCAGACAGGCTGCATTTAGAGCTTTACGTTACtagtaatacaaataataataaactaaaagcCGTAGACAATAAAGATCAAAATGATCTCGAACACTTGGTACTTGTAAACGAAAAAGGACAACTAAGCAATGTgatacataaaaaagatacaaatCCTGATGATGAAAAAGCAACACTACTAACGCCAAACGTAAAGAGGCATGTATTTAATGATACggataatgtaaatattaagatACAAGATAATGATTATGATTTAGCCAAAGAATATCCTATATTGGGATGCAGAGTCAGAAGAGGCAGACCACATTGGGACACAATTTTTGGATATTGGGTACATTTATATccaaa acaacATTTGAACATCTACTGCTGTGGCACAAAGAAATTAGTGAAAACTCTGAGAAGAAAATGCGTAAACATTAATAGaactacaaaaaatagatTCACATTCATTCACGAGGGATTTTCGTAA
- the LOC128683780 gene encoding NADPH oxidase 4-like isoform X1, which produces MDSSPGLAVKVYTELQSIEDEDILLIIRPLVLDIMDLISNLSFLQHIYILFRTTTVLLFEKYFRGLCVSRGTASVLNLCCALVLLPLCKKLNQILYRVLSDVWPGLFFYWLEKAKSFHMTVAITLLVFAVVHSISHFVNLWNFSRGFDEIRKEINLARYKNESPFSLLLSQAGVTGVSMLIIITCMGLTSMRAVRRRIYNAFWYTHQLYVVFLALLIVHPLSGVLKEEVLYDDEVSLNPSQPGSLWVNNSSTHKFTSIKSMTWAWMAFPLSCFFVDLIWRIFSRNRAKVAIVEVSHMPGRTMALTVRCPHDQFRCRMGQYVLLQCQDLSLLEWHPFTVVRLPTSSQRDFVIWIRVKGDWTESLENLLLKRGSNGINILVDGPFSSPMEHTSRTGVCLCVAAGVGITPFVCLLHHIYMNPRSKLPGRVHLIWIVRYEEEITWLAELANKTIMQLRNANRPDRLHLELYVTSNTNNNKLKAVDNKDQNDLEHLVLVNEKGQLSNVIHKKDTNPDDEKATLLTPNVKRHVFNDTDNVNIKIQDNDYDLAKEYPILGCRVRRGRPHWDTIFGYWVHLYPKQHLNIYCCGTKKLVKTLRRKCVNINRTTKNRFTFIHEGFS; this is translated from the exons ATGGATAGCTCGCCGGGGCTCGCTGTCAAAGTCTATACAGAACTACAAAGTATCGAGGATGAAGATATACTTCTCATCATCCGCCCTTTAGTTTTAG ATATCATGGATCTCATtagtaatttatcttttttacaacacatttatattttatttcgaacgACGACAGTTttactttttgagaaatattttaggg GTCTCTGCGTTTCCCGCGGAACCGCCTCGGTTTTGAACCTGTGTTGCGCGTTGGTGCTGCTCCCTCTATGCAAGAAGCTCAACCAGATTCTATACCGCGTTCTATCTGATGTCTGGCCAGGACTATTCTTCTATTGGCTGGAGAAGGCCAAGAGTTTTCACATGACTGTTGCTATCACCCTTTTAGTGTTTGCTG TTGTACATTCCATATCACATTTTGTTAATCTCTGGAACTTTTCAAGAGGCTTCGACGAAATTAGAAAGGAAATTAATTTAGCACGATATAAAAATGAG agtCCTTTCTCCCTCCTGCTGAGTCAAGCTGGCGTGACAGGAGTCTCCatgcttataataattacttgcATGGGATTGACCTCCATGCGTGCAGTGCGTCGGAGGATTTACAATGCTTTCTGGTACACGCACCAACTTTATGTGGTCTTCTTGGCTCTGCTGATCGTGCATCCATTGAG tGGGGTACTCAAAGAAGAAGTATTATATGACGACGAAGTTAGTCTAAATCCTAGTCAACCTGGAAGTCTTTGGGTCAATAACTCTTCCACGCATAAATTTACTTCAATCAAATCCATG ACGTGGGCGTGGATGGCATTCCCGCTTTCCtgcttttttgttgatctcaTTTGGCGCATTTTCTCCAGAAACCGCGCTAAAGTTGCTATCGTAGaa GTGAGTCATATGCCAGGTCGGACTATGGCGCTAACTGTGCGTTGTCCTCACGACCAGTTCCGCTGCCGCATGGGGCAGTATGTTCTGCTGCAGTGTCAGGATCTCTCACTACTGGAGTGGCATCCTTTCACTGTTGTTCGA cTACCAACATCTAGTCAGAgagattttgttatttggATACGAGTGAAGGGAGATTGGACCGAGTCTTTGGAGAATTTGCTACTTAAACGAGGATCAAATGGAATCAA CATATTAGTGGACGGTCCATTCTCAAGTCCAATGGAGCACACAAGTCGGACGGGAGTGTGCCTGTGTGTCGCCGCCGGAGTGGGCATCACACCTTTCGTCTGTTTGCTGCACCATATCTACAT GAACCCAAGGAGTAAATTACCTGGCAGAGTTCATTTGATATGGATAGTGAGATACGAAGAAGAGATTACGTGGCTGGCAGAGTtggcaaataaaacaataatgcaACTTAGGAATGCTAACAGACCAGACAGGCTGCATTTAGAGCTTTACGTTACtagtaatacaaataataataaactaaaagcCGTAGACAATAAAGATCAAAATGATCTCGAACACTTGGTACTTGTAAACGAAAAAGGACAACTAAGCAATGTgatacataaaaaagatacaaatCCTGATGATGAAAAAGCAACACTACTAACGCCAAACGTAAAGAGGCATGTATTTAATGATACggataatgtaaatattaagatACAAGATAATGATTATGATTTAGCCAAAGAATATCCTATATTGGGATGCAGAGTCAGAAGAGGCAGACCACATTGGGACACAATTTTTGGATATTGGGTACATTTATATccaaa acaacATTTGAACATCTACTGCTGTGGCACAAAGAAATTAGTGAAAACTCTGAGAAGAAAATGCGTAAACATTAATAGaactacaaaaaatagatTCACATTCATTCACGAGGGATTTTCGTAA